One genomic region from Candidatus Nitrosopumilus koreensis AR1 encodes:
- a CDS encoding helix-turn-helix transcriptional regulator: MVSGAELILELSSSQRMDILQLLSATNLKASEIAKKLNTSIQAISRHVDRLHAAKLIEKNEDGIYKLTVIGNALLHQYPFFEFLGKYRDYFETHDFSGVPDHLLVRIGDLLNCDLETNTMKALQRSRDWAASMEKWVKGVTFTIPLEYYETVSKSMRNGATHKIVFGKNSVVPNGYYDHPRRKEWEQYIESGQIQEKIVESVPLVVGLSEKEAHLIFANKKLGYPDIKGIFFSKDPKFRKWCEDLVDYYWTLPEIKNFKLVEK, from the coding sequence ATGGTCAGTGGAGCTGAATTAATTTTGGAATTATCAAGTTCACAAAGAATGGACATACTTCAACTTCTTTCAGCTACTAATTTGAAAGCATCAGAGATTGCAAAAAAATTGAACACGTCAATTCAGGCAATATCCAGACATGTTGACAGATTACATGCTGCAAAACTAATTGAAAAAAATGAAGATGGAATTTACAAACTAACTGTAATTGGTAATGCTTTGTTGCATCAATACCCTTTTTTTGAGTTTCTTGGCAAGTATAGGGATTATTTTGAAACACATGATTTCTCAGGAGTGCCAGATCACCTGTTAGTTAGGATTGGCGACTTGTTAAACTGTGATCTAGAAACCAATACCATGAAAGCACTACAACGTTCACGAGACTGGGCAGCTAGTATGGAAAAATGGGTTAAAGGTGTGACATTTACAATACCCCTTGAGTACTATGAAACTGTATCTAAAAGCATGAGAAATGGAGCAACTCACAAGATTGTTTTTGGAAAAAACTCTGTTGTTCCTAACGGGTATTATGATCATCCTAGAAGAAAAGAATGGGAACAATATATTGAATCAGGACAGATACAAGAAAAAATTGTAGAAAGTGTACCACTTGTTGTTGGCTTGTCTGAAAAAGAGGCTCATCTTATCTTTGCAAATAAAAAACTAGGATATCCTGACATAAAAGGCATATTTTTTAGCAAAGATCCTAAGTTCAGAAAATGGTGTGAAGACTTGGTGGATTATTACTGGACGTTGCCAGAAATAAAAAATTTCAAATTAGTTGAAAAATAA
- a CDS encoding OmpA domain-containing protein, with protein sequence MLVTQPLIISSFADSTYSQNESMGNLEVDWGETVTISSGTTITITTQGTVTVSQEGVLINNGHLILEEYSELTNSGTIKNNGIITVNSVSELHNLDGASIINNGIIDLKPAPDGGLLENFGTITNTCEGQVNVPYQNQFSGNQPINDCQDTAPKDDDQDNDGIPDKYDECPVDPNNLCKDSDNDGTPDPNDPCPEDPDDLCLDSDNDGKIDRYDPCPNDPNDGCIDSDGDGIPDSSDPCKYDPINGCADTGDSDNDGLDDGIDDCPNQPETQNGYQDSDGCPDTAPEQKSTTGTNDSDNDGIPDDKDYCINDPETVNGFEDSDGCPDSLPKESYQTPTTNKIEPRLSTTSDSSGNTNIRIDFINTNTGKPQEQIDYRLEITGNGKTVFGPTGLSHTSFSSLSFNLNLPPGNYEAKITIEGVMFELSSPKTTNIGFTVGQTSFIQSFSDLALSVKHDPSNQEPVIDEFPIFYVTVTNLGPEPTSDFFLKFETDQSSQRLHYMPDECQDILCAKPISDFTQSLQDKVLQPGQSITAKVVSGFNTQNKVTTGYKIWEIILDVPEGTDTNRGNNFAKIQYSVGSQVLDTDEDGIADSVDRCVNQKEIFNNFDDADGCPDNADDKDADGVLDVIDECPSEKETRNGYQDSDGCPDRKPQQEMRVMPDYVASTVGYWTAGQVSDNEFKDALGYMIKEKIIYVNPVPNVSCGDTGIPSWIRDSSSFYAQGLVSSTEYLNSIEYMVNNGIISSNGVGCESVKKISLSCPSPFEQDESTSSNIQVNFYLDTSYRTFEKASATVTGMDSDNVLHQICSPEDYINYDSCVEQERIVDGTLSVANCLGAVAEFSDFDRPTGVWPLGYVLPLNGFENGKLFLKYEYQTDKGNSGTVYDDIEVRKSTPNPLWHDHTDNNHLDLFLSPASSSYPIRPSHLDCSGCPQDILDNPSIYQEQMLEKELTLRPSDKFQIFIDDERLDDPLALDIALKLWGEVFDRGVDLATGGYYFWGGRVLGVTNALDITDYPTSVGDAINELHEDQKKHKIFVMLYSENKKELFPVIALEHDDGQFITYPIEISHVTDEVGDKIIVFYTNGFDRTVSSTINVGLH encoded by the coding sequence ATGTTAGTCACACAACCTTTGATAATCTCTTCTTTTGCAGATTCTACATACAGTCAGAACGAGTCTATGGGCAATCTTGAAGTTGACTGGGGAGAAACAGTAACTATATCGTCTGGTACTACCATAACAATAACCACGCAAGGTACTGTGACAGTAAGTCAAGAAGGAGTATTGATAAACAATGGTCACCTCATACTGGAAGAATATTCTGAATTAACTAACAGTGGCACAATCAAAAACAACGGGATAATTACAGTTAACAGTGTATCTGAGTTACACAATCTGGATGGAGCTTCTATAATCAATAATGGAATTATTGATCTTAAACCTGCTCCTGATGGTGGTTTACTAGAAAACTTTGGAACCATAACCAATACATGTGAAGGTCAGGTCAACGTACCCTACCAAAACCAATTTTCTGGTAATCAGCCGATAAATGATTGTCAAGATACTGCACCAAAAGATGATGATCAAGACAACGATGGAATACCTGACAAATACGATGAATGCCCCGTAGATCCTAACAATTTATGCAAAGATTCCGACAATGACGGAACCCCTGATCCAAATGATCCATGTCCAGAAGATCCTGATGATTTGTGTTTAGATTCCGACAATGACGGAAAAATTGACAGGTATGATCCTTGTCCTAATGATCCTAATGATGGTTGTATAGATAGTGATGGTGATGGTATACCCGATTCTAGTGATCCTTGTAAATATGATCCAATCAATGGATGTGCAGATACTGGTGATTCCGATAATGATGGTTTGGATGATGGCATAGATGATTGCCCAAACCAACCTGAAACACAAAACGGTTATCAGGATTCTGATGGCTGTCCAGATACTGCACCAGAACAAAAATCAACAACTGGTACAAATGACTCTGACAATGACGGCATACCAGATGATAAAGATTATTGCATAAACGATCCTGAAACAGTGAATGGGTTTGAAGATTCTGATGGCTGTCCAGATTCTTTGCCTAAAGAAAGCTACCAAACGCCAACAACAAATAAAATTGAACCCAGATTATCTACAACATCTGATTCATCAGGAAACACTAACATCAGAATTGATTTTATTAACACAAATACTGGAAAACCACAAGAGCAAATTGATTATAGGCTTGAGATAACAGGTAATGGCAAAACAGTTTTTGGCCCTACTGGTCTTTCACATACCTCTTTTAGTTCTCTCTCATTTAATCTGAATCTCCCACCAGGAAATTATGAAGCAAAAATAACAATTGAAGGAGTGATGTTTGAATTATCATCTCCTAAAACAACTAACATTGGTTTTACAGTTGGACAGACATCTTTTATTCAATCATTTTCTGATCTTGCATTATCTGTAAAACATGATCCTTCAAATCAAGAACCAGTAATTGATGAATTTCCAATATTTTATGTCACTGTTACAAACTTGGGTCCAGAACCCACGTCTGACTTTTTCTTAAAATTTGAAACAGACCAATCAAGTCAGAGATTACACTATATGCCAGATGAATGTCAAGACATTTTGTGTGCAAAACCCATCTCTGATTTTACTCAATCATTACAGGATAAAGTGTTGCAACCTGGACAAAGCATAACTGCCAAGGTGGTATCTGGATTTAACACCCAAAACAAGGTCACAACAGGATACAAAATATGGGAAATAATACTAGATGTGCCAGAAGGAACAGATACAAACCGTGGAAACAACTTTGCCAAAATTCAATATTCTGTAGGCTCTCAAGTTTTGGATACTGATGAGGATGGCATTGCAGATTCTGTAGACAGATGTGTCAATCAGAAAGAAATTTTCAATAATTTTGATGATGCTGATGGATGTCCAGACAATGCAGATGATAAAGATGCAGATGGAGTGTTAGATGTGATTGATGAATGCCCTTCTGAAAAAGAAACTAGGAACGGTTATCAAGATTCTGACGGTTGTCCTGACAGAAAACCCCAACAAGAAATGCGTGTAATGCCTGATTATGTGGCAAGTACTGTGGGATACTGGACTGCAGGACAGGTATCTGATAATGAATTCAAAGATGCCTTAGGCTATATGATAAAAGAGAAAATTATCTATGTTAATCCTGTGCCTAATGTGTCATGTGGTGACACAGGAATTCCCTCTTGGATACGTGACTCTTCATCATTCTATGCTCAAGGATTAGTGTCATCTACAGAGTATCTTAATTCTATTGAATATATGGTAAATAATGGAATCATATCTTCTAATGGTGTGGGTTGTGAATCTGTGAAGAAAATCTCTCTTTCCTGTCCTTCACCATTCGAACAAGATGAATCTACATCTTCTAATATTCAAGTCAATTTTTATTTAGACACTTCATACCGAACCTTTGAAAAAGCTAGTGCAACAGTCACAGGAATGGACAGTGATAATGTTTTGCATCAAATATGTTCTCCTGAAGATTATATCAATTATGATTCCTGTGTGGAACAGGAACGAATTGTAGATGGAACATTGAGCGTTGCAAATTGTTTAGGTGCTGTTGCTGAATTTTCTGATTTTGATAGGCCCACTGGTGTGTGGCCTCTTGGCTATGTTCTTCCACTAAACGGTTTTGAAAATGGAAAATTGTTCTTAAAATACGAATACCAAACAGACAAAGGCAATTCTGGTACTGTTTATGATGACATTGAAGTTAGAAAATCTACTCCAAATCCATTATGGCACGATCATACAGACAACAATCATCTAGATCTGTTTTTGTCGCCTGCAAGTAGCAGTTATCCTATCCGTCCATCTCATTTGGATTGTTCTGGATGTCCTCAGGATATTTTAGATAATCCTTCAATATATCAAGAACAAATGTTAGAAAAAGAATTGACATTACGCCCTTCAGACAAATTTCAAATTTTTATCGATGATGAAAGATTAGATGATCCTTTAGCTCTTGATATTGCTTTAAAACTTTGGGGAGAAGTATTTGATAGAGGTGTAGATCTTGCCACTGGCGGATATTACTTCTGGGGAGGACGTGTTCTTGGTGTTACCAATGCGTTAGATATCACGGACTACCCCACATCTGTAGGTGATGCAATTAATGAACTGCATGAAGATCAAAAAAAGCATAAAATTTTCGTTATGTTATACAGTGAAAATAAAAAAGAACTATTTCCAGTAATTGCATTAGAACATGATGATGGGCAATTCATTACATATCCAATCGAAATAAGCCATGTGACTGATGAAGTTGGTGACAAAATAATAGTTTTTTACACCAATGGGTTTGATCGAACAGTTTCCTCTACAATTAATGTGGGATTGCATTAA
- a CDS encoding CHAT domain-containing protein: protein MNQEEKLLNDIFDIAISDPANLMNFLKQNQNQVSFELAERAKKIADHEASSNRLGNATAAYRGATNIFLLLGYRKEALYCYFQFWQIQYMLCKQPSDYLAVREQISSLLEKCLEVKAEYLIFRIYFVMADSAFWASEETKTPKDKDDLLLTVLQDLSNATKSIEGNNERVWIEQYVSLVSTIISKVNSNFFLLEQEKKFKDEVLEEITQGIEKQVETNFVYQKIPSDLNKTCQTLTNLAYLSYRYGDMKVGSERFRIASEVALTAKNDGIWLDIISKWHSIEKEYNDNLQELKKLQDSIFDKMESFRKSFKSRAGRLWCTQFIESSLSEILQSILRERKDEQIFEIIERLKARTLLDYMQIKPKEFQDKKISEIIFDKEKKLLRFNSPTSKSNVPEIIQFEGQLMSRLSIGTAFDRSERHLQQEEIEELYRLHNAGFEKTSNVTTMRKIQTSLKGDEILLEFFMPNHPTHPSIELWVIIITSKESKVLQIPLDSLKNPGMIGIMSIDGQQPLDVSPLGNFIGGLRVDIQEGTEKKAIKKLEECYDLIILPIIESGFELQNFKRCIIVPHGVLHYLPFAALKSKDGSFLIEHVEIIFAPSSTIFYELRKKQIPEFSSFLALGNPDLSKFKLPPLKESAKELESINEYVDKLESFIYNKEKATESILRKQSSGKSIIHFATHGEFPEEDIIDSHRIMLTPSKTHDGNLNADEIRTLKLNSAGLVILSICNGGIYRCGPGDEPYGLVPAFFISGVRNVIGSIWPLEDKIGRYFMEEYYSHLLVEGVSRAIQKTCKAFIRDKLPIRTWTSFILIGDGQSHTSN, encoded by the coding sequence ATGAATCAAGAAGAAAAACTTCTAAATGATATTTTTGATATAGCTATCTCTGATCCTGCAAACTTGATGAATTTTCTTAAACAAAATCAAAATCAAGTGTCTTTTGAATTAGCTGAACGCGCCAAAAAGATTGCAGATCACGAAGCATCTTCAAATAGACTTGGAAATGCAACTGCAGCTTATCGTGGAGCAACTAATATTTTCTTGTTACTTGGATATCGAAAAGAAGCATTGTATTGCTACTTTCAATTTTGGCAAATACAATATATGCTTTGTAAACAGCCTTCAGATTATCTTGCAGTACGAGAACAGATTTCTAGTTTATTAGAAAAATGCCTTGAAGTAAAAGCAGAATATCTGATTTTTAGAATTTATTTTGTCATGGCAGATTCTGCTTTTTGGGCATCAGAAGAGACAAAAACTCCAAAAGATAAGGATGATTTACTATTAACAGTATTACAAGATCTAAGCAACGCTACAAAATCAATTGAAGGAAATAATGAGAGAGTATGGATAGAGCAATATGTTAGTTTAGTATCCACGATTATTTCAAAAGTTAATTCTAATTTCTTCCTACTTGAACAAGAAAAAAAATTCAAAGATGAAGTTTTAGAAGAAATCACTCAAGGGATAGAAAAACAGGTTGAAACTAATTTTGTATATCAAAAAATACCAAGTGATTTGAATAAAACTTGTCAAACTCTTACAAATCTTGCATACTTGTCATACAGATATGGAGATATGAAAGTTGGTTCAGAACGATTCAGAATAGCCAGTGAAGTTGCATTAACTGCAAAAAATGACGGAATTTGGTTAGATATCATTAGTAAATGGCACAGTATAGAAAAAGAATACAATGACAATTTACAAGAACTTAAAAAATTACAGGATTCAATATTTGATAAGATGGAATCTTTTCGTAAAAGTTTCAAATCCAGAGCAGGTCGCCTATGGTGTACTCAGTTTATAGAATCTTCATTATCTGAAATTCTTCAGAGCATTCTTAGAGAAAGAAAAGATGAACAAATTTTTGAAATCATAGAGAGATTGAAGGCAAGAACTTTACTTGATTATATGCAAATAAAACCAAAAGAATTTCAGGATAAAAAAATTAGTGAAATAATTTTTGATAAAGAAAAAAAATTGCTTCGATTTAATTCCCCAACTAGTAAATCTAATGTGCCTGAGATTATTCAATTTGAGGGGCAATTGATGAGTAGACTATCGATTGGAACAGCTTTTGATAGATCTGAAAGACATTTGCAACAAGAAGAGATAGAGGAATTATATCGTCTTCATAATGCAGGGTTTGAAAAAACAAGTAATGTTACAACTATGCGCAAAATACAAACATCATTAAAAGGTGATGAAATATTATTAGAATTTTTTATGCCTAATCATCCAACTCATCCAAGCATTGAGCTCTGGGTCATCATCATAACATCTAAGGAAAGTAAAGTTTTACAAATTCCACTAGACTCGCTTAAAAATCCTGGAATGATTGGCATTATGAGCATAGATGGCCAACAACCACTAGATGTAAGTCCTTTGGGGAATTTCATTGGAGGTTTACGTGTGGATATTCAAGAAGGGACGGAGAAAAAAGCAATCAAAAAACTTGAAGAATGTTATGATCTAATAATTTTACCCATAATAGAAAGTGGATTTGAATTACAAAATTTCAAAAGATGCATTATTGTTCCACATGGTGTTCTTCATTATTTACCATTTGCTGCTTTGAAATCTAAGGATGGTAGTTTTCTCATAGAACATGTTGAAATAATTTTTGCACCAAGTTCAACAATTTTTTACGAGTTAAGAAAAAAACAGATACCAGAATTTTCTAGTTTTCTTGCATTAGGTAATCCAGATTTATCAAAATTTAAACTTCCTCCATTAAAAGAATCTGCAAAGGAATTAGAGTCCATTAATGAATACGTAGATAAATTAGAGTCTTTTATTTATAATAAAGAAAAAGCAACAGAATCGATTTTACGTAAACAATCCTCAGGAAAAAGTATTATTCACTTTGCAACTCATGGCGAATTCCCAGAAGAGGACATAATTGATTCTCATCGAATAATGCTTACACCATCTAAAACTCATGACGGCAATCTCAATGCTGATGAAATACGTACATTAAAACTTAATTCAGCAGGATTAGTAATACTAAGTATTTGCAATGGTGGAATTTATCGTTGTGGGCCCGGAGATGAACCATATGGGCTTGTACCTGCATTTTTTATTTCAGGAGTAAGAAATGTTATTGGAAGTATTTGGCCATTAGAAGATAAAATTGGAAGATATTTTATGGAAGAGTATTATTCCCATCTTCTTGTAGAAGGGGTTTCAAGAGCTATCCAAAAAACGTGTAAAGCTTTCATTCGGGATAAATTACCAATTCGCACATGGACTAGTTTTATTTTGATTGGTGATGGGCAATCTCATACTAGTAATTAA
- a CDS encoding transcriptional regulator-like protein, translating into MLQNTSEKIDNLISKKIQGIDFLANNELYFSSHNFGDVPDYLLSQIEAFSSCRVLSSVWSSHSYCQKIISDSEKFVYCIFTQPPFLLADIFYQKLQSGTPLKFLFGKNSDIPECNDLVDKLQLDKPKLDTQLKKRMCDHVAANLIMSDSGACLMLPDNNNATDMVMGIAGNEKPFLDWCVSFFEYKWNTGEMFARLR; encoded by the coding sequence ATGTTACAAAACACTTCTGAAAAAATTGACAATTTGATCTCAAAAAAAATTCAGGGGATTGATTTTTTGGCAAACAATGAACTGTATTTTTCTAGTCACAATTTTGGTGATGTGCCCGACTATCTTTTATCTCAGATAGAAGCATTTTCATCCTGCCGTGTGTTGAGTTCCGTCTGGTCTTCCCATTCATACTGCCAAAAAATTATCAGTGACTCTGAAAAGTTTGTTTATTGCATATTCACTCAGCCTCCGTTTCTTTTGGCAGATATCTTTTATCAGAAATTACAAAGTGGAACTCCATTGAAATTTCTTTTTGGAAAAAACAGTGATATCCCAGAATGCAACGATCTTGTAGACAAACTACAACTTGACAAACCAAAACTTGACACACAACTTAAAAAACGAATGTGTGATCATGTGGCAGCTAATCTCATAATGTCTGACAGTGGTGCGTGTTTGATGCTTCCAGACAATAACAATGCGACTGATATGGTTATGGGAATTGCAGGAAATGAAAAGCCGTTTCTTGATTGGTGTGTTTCTTTTTTTGAATACAAATGGAATACTGGAGAAATGTTTGCAAGGTTACGATAA